The DNA window ACCGATCGCCATCCCCATCGCCACGGCCCCCAGCGACACGACGAGGGACACCCGGGCGCCGTGGACGACACCGCCCAGGATGTCGAGGCCCTGACGGTCGGTGCCCAGGGGATGCTCGGAGAACAGGTCGGGCCGCAGCAACGTCGGCGTCGTCAGCGTCTTGGAGACGTCACGAGACTCGGCCAACGGCAACAGGTCCGCGCCGACCGCCGCCAGCGTGACGAGACCGAGCCAGGCCACCGAGAACCACAGCGCGGTCTCCAGCTCCTCACCGAGGAAGAACCGCCCGAGTCGGTCGGCGCCCAGGTAGACGAGGCCGGAACCGGCCAATGCCAGCGCCACCCGCAACACCGCGGTGACCTCCGGGAGGACCACCGTCCCGGCGACCACCAGCACGACGCCCATGGCGAGGGCGGCGAGGCCCACGACCAGCCGACGGCCACGGCGCCGAGACCGGGCGGTCAGGCGCAGCCGCGTCCCGTCGAGCGGCCACGGCGCCGCATCGTCGGTCCCGACGCCGACGTCGCTGCCCGCATCGTCGAGCAGGAGCTCAGACCCGGCCACGGCGG is part of the Acidimicrobiales bacterium genome and encodes:
- a CDS encoding ABC transporter permease produces the protein MAGSELLLDDAGSDVGVGTDDAAPWPLDGTRLRLTARSRRRGRRLVVGLAALAMGVVLVVAGTVVLPEVTAVLRVALALAGSGLVYLGADRLGRFFLGEELETALWFSVAWLGLVTLAAVGADLLPLAESRDVSKTLTTPTLLRPDLFSEHPLGTDRQGLDILGGVVHGARVSLVVSLGAVAMGMAIGGLVGITAGYYRGRTEGAVNVVADSMLAFPPLILLLGMVAVVEPSVRNVTIALGVLGIPTYIRLSRANTMVFAQREFVLAARALGARDRRLILRELLPNVALPVVSYSFIVLGALIVAEASLSFLGLSIRRPNPTWGNMIAAGQTTIEQHPHLVFAPGIVLFLTVFALNRVGDKARKLWDPRRSRL